The Micromonospora sp. Llam0 genome includes a window with the following:
- a CDS encoding MFS transporter, with product MTVTDQDPGRTGSGMRHFRFLVVGNAVSAYGTYLDMIALSLFAYSLTGSATHTGLFMALRLATSVLTGFGAGSLVSRLDRKRLMVTSDVSQAVALVVLVIAPTTAQAGLLYAVAVVTGAGATVTSVALRSSIPEIVGQDQRVRANALLATGRSLAMVAGFASAGVLISTVGYTGAFLIDAGAFLFSAAVLARLPITTRSRQPVSATGTETDPGPGTAAGPEPDDARRRPGILAAQLTALRYLRLTPVLLALISLRAVDAFGSASHNVGLPVLSTMLDPQHPAAFMSQFWATWAIGNIIAQRGVARWARRTGRTINERAFAAGAALMSVAFILTFTAPPLPLAVLVATVAGVADGFTEIAYTTRLQATPDDQRGYVFGFSATAENLGFGVGMVACSFLLEQFSPLTVVTLFHGLAVLLAVAFLATLWARRRTTT from the coding sequence GTGACCGTCACGGACCAGGACCCGGGGCGTACCGGCAGCGGGATGCGGCACTTCCGGTTCCTGGTGGTCGGCAACGCGGTCTCGGCGTACGGCACCTATCTGGACATGATCGCGCTGAGCCTGTTCGCGTACTCGCTTACCGGCAGCGCCACCCACACCGGGCTGTTCATGGCGTTGCGCCTGGCGACCAGTGTCCTCACCGGATTCGGCGCCGGCAGTCTGGTGTCCCGGCTCGACCGCAAGCGGCTCATGGTGACCTCCGACGTCAGCCAGGCGGTCGCCCTGGTCGTGCTGGTCATCGCGCCGACCACGGCCCAGGCGGGCCTGTTGTACGCCGTCGCGGTCGTCACCGGCGCCGGGGCGACCGTCACCAGCGTCGCGCTGCGCAGCAGCATCCCCGAGATCGTCGGGCAGGACCAGCGGGTCCGGGCCAACGCACTGCTCGCCACCGGCCGGTCGCTGGCGATGGTCGCCGGGTTCGCCTCGGCCGGAGTGCTCATCTCCACGGTCGGCTACACCGGTGCGTTCCTCATCGACGCCGGGGCGTTCCTCTTCTCGGCCGCGGTCCTGGCCCGGCTGCCGATCACCACCCGCAGCCGACAGCCGGTATCCGCGACAGGCACCGAAACGGACCCCGGGCCGGGCACCGCGGCAGGCCCCGAGCCGGACGACGCGCGGCGGCGGCCCGGGATCCTCGCCGCGCAGTTGACGGCCCTGCGCTACCTGCGGCTGACCCCGGTCCTGCTCGCGCTGATCAGTCTGCGCGCCGTCGACGCCTTCGGCTCGGCCTCGCACAACGTCGGCCTGCCGGTGCTGTCCACCATGCTGGACCCGCAGCATCCGGCCGCGTTCATGTCCCAGTTCTGGGCCACCTGGGCGATCGGCAACATCATCGCGCAACGCGGGGTCGCCCGCTGGGCCAGACGCACCGGCCGGACCATCAACGAGCGCGCGTTCGCCGCCGGCGCGGCGCTCATGTCGGTGGCCTTCATCCTCACCTTCACCGCGCCGCCGCTGCCGCTGGCCGTCCTGGTCGCCACCGTCGCCGGCGTCGCCGACGGCTTCACCGAGATCGCCTACACCACCCGGCTGCAGGCCACCCCGGACGATCAACGCGGGTACGTCTTCGGGTTCTCGGCGACCGCGGAGAACCTCGGCTTCGGCGTCGGCATGGTGGCCTGCTCCTTTCTGCTGGAACAGTTCAGTCCGTTGACCGTGGTCACTCTGTTCCACGGGCTGGCGGTGCTGCTGGCAGTGGCGTTCCTGGCCACGCTGTGGGCGCGCCGGCGGACGACGACATGA
- a CDS encoding non-ribosomal peptide synthetase/type I polyketide synthase: MSAPTRGGTDDRRIAIIGMALRLPGADTPQAYWHNIRDGVTSVRRFSPTELTNAGVPEQLRESPDFVAVSGVLDDIDSFDAEFFAMSAQEARTVDPQHRLFLQTCYHALENGGYAATRPGTRVGVFAGVGYHLYPLNTYLRNNLANARWDGDFAPAFQVAVGNYSDFAATRVAYRLGLTGPAVTVQSGCSTALVAVHLAGQALLAGDADLALAGASAVHTPQILGYRHVKGTILSRSGRCRAFDASSDGTVGGNGVAAVLLKRYDRAVADGDTIHAEILGGGVNNDGAAKTSYAAPSAAGQRDAILRALDVAGVSPETIGYLETHGTGTYKGDPIEFDAMTSAYRRHTDRTGYCAIGSAKPAIGHLDACAGMASLIKTVLVLRHATIPPLVGFERPNPALDLAASPFVIPAEARAWPDLPGPRRAGVTALAVGGTNAHLILEAPPPARPAPAATARLGPAHHEAEESGAAQPATAGPVPVPVSAHHPDSLRTLARRMRDHLRADPGLDPADLATTAALGRPHLPYRLVVTGATTAALADALDDYLAAAGRQRPARVATGSVPGAGVAAGGLGGVAPVVLYGGQGASYPGMAAALYRRYPQMRAVLDACESYQLRTGGLSVLTPLLATDAGDDRIWPADVAQPALFAFQAALTRLWRSLGVAPRLVAGHSIGEYAALAAAGALSIEDGLRLTGIRGRLMRQHITPGGMVAVFADRAVVDEVLATDGRLDLAAINAAGQHVVAGPVEALDAGCGVLDRLGLRWHRLAVDRAFHSALLDPILPQLGEAFESVPWAPLDTPLVSSVDGTVLPVGHRPDPAYLVRQTRMPVRFDLVTARIAAETAETSAAAEPAGVPVLELGPQPNLVGLLRSALPGSPVLAAQRRGAELDQVIDSCARLHVHGVDLDWAALLGPDRARRVPLPAYPFQRRVHWTGPPLVRTEPGGSMVDVDTVREAGSAISAGPTAPDLAPVVERVREISARHLGCAPDDIVVDRPFVEMGADSLAMINALREFEGEFGVRLAMRELFEEADTPGKLSRLILSRQAAAPHQAQAPAPAPAVPSVPPSPVPAAAPAAPDVDVHGPRVVVAPDSGQVGAVASDRGRAHLDDLRRRFVAKTRRSKEIAQRHRGVLADSRAVVGFRSATKEMLYPIAGHRAKGAWLEDVDGNRYVDITMGFGVLLFGHEPDFVADAVREHLSRGVQLGPRSVDTGEAARLLSELTGMPRVAFANSGTEANSAAIRLARAATGRDKIVMFHGSYHGHADNVLGRSVGTGADRTTVPVSTGIPASAVADLVVLDYGVPESLRVIEALGEQLAAVVVEPVQSRHPSLQPAEFLRRLRDITRRYGIVLLFDEMLTGFRPHPRGAQGLFNVTPDLATYGKLLGGGFPIGAIAGRADIMDGVDGGFWRYGDDSRPQRETTFFGGTYIQHPVSMAAARAVLTRLTEHSPRLQQELNARTDRLVGTLNDFFAEEEYPLRLNHVGSQFRFEHRADLELFYHHLLLKGVYVWEWRNFFLSTAHTDDDVDLVIDAVRASLREMRAGGLLPRPAGTAVPTARPNGTARTEPTVRTEPAVRAEPAASAAAAGSLEPASGPGRPAPDFSVYFFGDYPPGSGAADPYELIVDTARFADRHGFHALWIPERHFHSFGGVFPNPVVLAAALARETSRIRLHAGSVVLPLHDPIRVAEDWSMVDRLSGGRVGIGCAPGWHAGDFVLAPEHFGTHRDVMYRHLDQVRRLWRGEAVERRSGTGEPVEIRTLPRPVQAMPPMFVAVVGNPESYQRAAEHDLGIVTNLMSQSVEQLADNIRRYRKTRAAHGLDPHGGRVVVLVHTYLGADSARARAEAFAPLKAYLRSSLSLFGQLTNSLGFQVDLDTADADDLDYVFQRAYHRYCEARALIGSPDDGARLIDALTAAGVDEVAALVDFGASPDQVRAGLPQLDRLRASYQAPADTPAGRQAATGSPVAVRDAGPDRTGPASRGQARMWFLERLHPGQGTYNEAVTVRLDGPLDVSALRAALDRLVVRHAALRTVFRERDGEPVQVILGRGTAELTVEEHAGRAESDTVRQVLAEESRRGFDLAQGPLLVTRLLRWSPERHVLVLSLHHIVVDAASVRVLAGDLSALYRAALDGRPADLPELPVDCLDLARREADAGSGSPGEPAGLAYWRGRLAGELPVLDLPTDRPRPTVRGGTGASVRRRLDPQLSGLLSRLSGAHRATLFMTVLAGYAATLRRFTRSDQLVVGTPVSVRPSGAEAVVGFFLNTVALRLDLSGDPTFAHLLKQVRDTALDAYDHADVPFDAVVGAVSPDRDTSRTPVFQTIVEFDNGGDPLPLDLPGVTARTLAHRSERAVTDLALYVTNHADGIDCRLEYGTDLFAADSAERLLSYLVAILAAAVDQPDTPISALVGVLDADRETLARWGVGRQRDLPPGGVPDAVLQWAHRTPQAVAVIGGGTVLTYRQLDEQATALTQRLARHGIAAGDIVALWLPRSPQFVVAALAVLRAGAAYLPLDPSLDGRQVRFMVSDSAARVVLATGGDTAPDLPDGVRLLHVDESGDGDPVGGYGDDPSRAADVPDPACYVMYTSGSTGRPKGVVITHRSVLNLCQWYRDELELTAADRGAVVCGQSFDASVLEIWPPLQVGASLTIADDAVRLDSMALARWMRTAGVSVAMLPTPLGEGLLSLPVAAQPRLRHLTVGGQQLRVRPQPGVPYVVRNVYGPTETTVIATSEVVASASAGSDGPIPIGRPLDNVRVEIRDEWGNLAPVGAVGELFIGGAGVGRGYLNRPELTAQRFVDDPAGGAGSRRYRTGDLVRWTADGVLVFLGRTDDQVKIRGNRVEPGEASAVLRGLDLVADGIVVARRDRRDEPYLAGYAVPAPGVASDGLADRVVAAMARELPDVLIPRVWAVLPALPQTGNNKVDHAGLPEPTIRTGVPAPSVARPVPRPPTPQPAAHPPTPQATAPRDGGTGDALTGTVRALWAAELDLDPERIDHGASFFALGGHSINAMRLLNRVREATGADYPALEFFRAPTITAMVGRLRGHVTSADDGPTRRVRGTL; the protein is encoded by the coding sequence ATGAGCGCCCCGACGCGCGGTGGCACCGACGACCGGCGGATCGCCATCATCGGCATGGCGTTGCGGCTACCCGGCGCGGACACCCCGCAGGCGTACTGGCACAACATCCGCGACGGCGTGACCAGCGTACGCAGGTTCAGCCCCACCGAGTTGACCAACGCCGGGGTACCGGAGCAACTGCGCGAGTCACCCGATTTCGTCGCCGTCAGCGGAGTGCTCGACGACATCGACTCGTTCGACGCCGAATTCTTCGCAATGAGCGCGCAGGAGGCGCGCACCGTCGACCCGCAGCACCGGCTGTTCCTGCAGACCTGCTACCACGCACTGGAGAACGGCGGATACGCGGCGACTCGACCCGGCACGCGGGTGGGTGTCTTCGCCGGTGTCGGATACCACCTCTATCCCCTCAACACCTACCTGCGCAACAACCTGGCCAACGCCCGCTGGGACGGTGACTTCGCCCCCGCTTTCCAGGTGGCGGTGGGAAACTACAGCGACTTCGCCGCCACCCGGGTCGCGTACCGGCTCGGCCTGACCGGCCCGGCGGTCACCGTACAGAGTGGCTGCTCGACCGCGCTGGTGGCCGTCCACCTGGCCGGACAGGCGTTGCTCGCCGGCGACGCCGACCTGGCCCTGGCCGGCGCGTCGGCGGTGCACACCCCGCAGATCCTGGGCTACCGCCACGTCAAGGGCACCATCCTGTCCCGGTCCGGCCGGTGCCGCGCGTTCGACGCGTCGTCCGACGGCACCGTCGGCGGCAACGGGGTCGCGGCGGTGCTGCTCAAGCGGTACGACCGCGCGGTCGCCGACGGGGACACCATCCACGCGGAGATCCTGGGCGGCGGGGTCAACAACGACGGTGCCGCGAAGACCAGCTACGCCGCGCCCAGCGCCGCCGGGCAGCGCGACGCCATCCTGCGGGCGCTCGACGTGGCCGGGGTCTCCCCCGAGACGATCGGCTACCTGGAGACCCACGGCACCGGCACCTACAAGGGCGACCCGATCGAGTTCGACGCCATGACCTCGGCCTACCGCCGGCACACCGACCGGACCGGCTACTGCGCGATCGGCTCAGCCAAGCCGGCCATCGGGCACCTGGATGCCTGTGCCGGCATGGCCAGCCTGATCAAGACGGTGCTGGTGCTGCGGCACGCGACGATCCCGCCGTTGGTCGGGTTCGAGCGCCCCAACCCGGCGTTGGACCTGGCGGCCAGCCCGTTCGTCATCCCCGCCGAGGCTCGTGCCTGGCCCGACCTGCCCGGGCCCCGCCGGGCGGGAGTGACCGCGCTCGCGGTCGGTGGCACCAACGCCCACCTGATCCTGGAGGCACCACCACCGGCGCGACCGGCGCCGGCGGCGACGGCACGCCTCGGCCCGGCGCATCACGAGGCGGAAGAATCCGGGGCGGCACAGCCTGCGACGGCCGGCCCGGTGCCGGTGCCGGTGTCGGCGCACCACCCGGACAGTCTGCGTACGCTCGCCCGCCGGATGCGCGACCACCTGCGGGCCGACCCCGGTCTCGACCCGGCCGACCTGGCCACCACCGCCGCGCTCGGCCGGCCACACCTGCCGTACCGACTCGTCGTGACCGGCGCGACGACGGCGGCGCTCGCCGACGCCCTGGACGACTACCTCGCCGCTGCGGGGCGGCAACGCCCGGCGCGGGTGGCTACCGGCTCGGTGCCGGGCGCCGGCGTCGCCGCCGGTGGGCTCGGCGGGGTGGCGCCGGTGGTGCTGTACGGCGGGCAGGGCGCCTCGTACCCGGGCATGGCCGCAGCGCTCTACCGGCGGTACCCGCAGATGCGGGCGGTGCTCGACGCCTGCGAGTCGTACCAGCTTCGCACCGGCGGGCTGTCGGTGCTGACCCCGCTGCTCGCCACCGACGCCGGTGATGACCGGATCTGGCCGGCCGACGTAGCGCAGCCTGCGCTGTTCGCGTTCCAGGCCGCGCTGACCCGGCTGTGGCGCTCGCTCGGAGTGGCGCCGCGACTCGTCGCCGGCCACAGCATCGGCGAGTACGCGGCCCTGGCCGCGGCCGGCGCACTGTCGATCGAGGACGGACTGCGACTCACCGGGATACGTGGGCGGCTGATGCGGCAGCACATCACGCCCGGCGGGATGGTCGCGGTCTTCGCCGACCGTGCCGTGGTCGACGAGGTGCTCGCCACCGACGGGCGGCTCGACCTCGCCGCGATCAACGCGGCCGGGCAGCACGTCGTCGCCGGACCGGTCGAGGCGCTCGACGCCGGCTGCGGGGTGCTGGACCGTCTCGGGTTGCGCTGGCACCGGCTCGCCGTCGACCGCGCCTTCCACTCGGCGCTGCTCGACCCGATCCTCCCCCAGCTGGGCGAGGCATTCGAGTCGGTCCCGTGGGCGCCCCTGGACACGCCGCTGGTCAGCAGCGTGGACGGCACCGTGCTGCCGGTCGGGCACCGGCCGGACCCGGCGTACCTGGTGCGACAGACCCGGATGCCGGTCCGGTTCGACCTGGTCACCGCCAGGATCGCCGCCGAGACAGCCGAGACGTCGGCCGCCGCCGAGCCGGCCGGTGTGCCGGTGCTGGAGCTCGGTCCACAACCGAACCTGGTCGGGCTGCTGCGCTCGGCTCTGCCCGGATCGCCGGTGCTCGCCGCACAGCGCCGGGGCGCGGAACTCGATCAGGTCATCGACAGCTGCGCCCGGCTGCACGTGCACGGGGTCGACCTGGACTGGGCCGCCCTGCTCGGTCCTGACCGCGCACGCCGGGTGCCGCTGCCGGCGTATCCGTTCCAGCGGCGAGTCCACTGGACCGGACCGCCGCTGGTACGAACCGAACCTGGAGGGTCGATGGTCGACGTTGACACCGTCCGCGAGGCTGGCTCCGCGATCTCCGCCGGTCCGACCGCGCCGGACCTCGCGCCGGTGGTCGAGCGGGTACGCGAGATCAGTGCCCGGCACCTCGGCTGCGCGCCGGACGACATCGTCGTCGACCGGCCGTTCGTCGAGATGGGCGCCGACTCGCTCGCCATGATCAACGCGCTGCGGGAGTTCGAAGGAGAGTTCGGTGTCCGACTCGCCATGCGCGAACTGTTCGAGGAGGCGGACACCCCGGGCAAACTGTCCCGGCTGATCCTGTCCCGTCAGGCCGCAGCCCCGCACCAGGCCCAGGCCCCAGCCCCGGCCCCGGCCGTCCCGTCAGTACCGCCATCGCCCGTACCAGCTGCGGCTCCGGCGGCACCGGACGTCGACGTGCACGGGCCCAGGGTGGTCGTGGCGCCCGACAGCGGTCAGGTCGGTGCGGTCGCCAGCGACCGCGGCCGGGCCCATCTGGACGACCTGCGGCGACGGTTCGTGGCGAAGACCCGGCGGTCGAAGGAGATCGCCCAGCGCCACCGTGGTGTGCTCGCCGACAGCAGGGCGGTCGTCGGCTTCCGCAGCGCCACGAAGGAGATGCTGTACCCGATCGCCGGCCACCGCGCCAAGGGCGCATGGCTGGAGGATGTGGACGGCAACCGGTACGTCGACATCACCATGGGCTTCGGGGTGCTGCTGTTCGGCCACGAGCCGGACTTCGTCGCCGACGCGGTCCGGGAGCATCTGTCCCGAGGCGTCCAACTCGGACCGCGCAGCGTCGACACGGGCGAGGCCGCGCGGCTGTTGAGCGAGCTGACCGGGATGCCCCGGGTGGCGTTCGCCAACTCGGGCACCGAGGCGAACTCGGCCGCGATCCGGCTCGCCCGGGCCGCCACCGGACGCGACAAGATCGTCATGTTCCACGGGTCGTACCACGGACACGCCGACAACGTGCTCGGCCGCTCGGTCGGGACGGGAGCGGACCGGACCACCGTCCCGGTCAGCACCGGCATCCCGGCCAGCGCCGTCGCGGACCTGGTCGTGCTCGACTACGGCGTACCGGAAAGTCTGCGGGTGATCGAGGCGCTCGGTGAACAGTTGGCCGCCGTCGTGGTCGAGCCGGTGCAGAGCCGGCACCCGTCGCTGCAGCCGGCGGAGTTCCTGCGCCGGCTCCGCGACATCACCCGGCGGTACGGCATCGTGCTGTTGTTCGACGAGATGCTCACCGGGTTCCGGCCCCATCCGCGCGGCGCCCAGGGCCTGTTCAACGTGACCCCGGACCTCGCCACGTACGGCAAGCTGCTCGGCGGCGGCTTCCCGATCGGGGCGATCGCCGGACGCGCCGACATCATGGACGGCGTCGACGGCGGTTTCTGGCGCTACGGCGACGACAGCCGCCCGCAGCGGGAAACGACCTTCTTCGGCGGCACCTACATCCAGCATCCGGTGTCCATGGCCGCCGCGCGCGCGGTGCTGACCCGGTTGACCGAGCACAGCCCACGACTGCAGCAGGAGCTCAACGCCCGGACCGATCGGCTCGTCGGCACGCTGAACGACTTCTTCGCCGAGGAGGAGTACCCGCTGCGGCTGAATCACGTCGGCTCGCAGTTCCGCTTCGAGCACCGCGCCGACCTCGAGCTCTTCTACCACCACCTGCTACTCAAGGGGGTGTACGTCTGGGAGTGGCGCAACTTCTTCCTCTCCACCGCGCACACCGATGACGACGTCGACCTGGTGATCGACGCGGTACGTGCCTCGCTACGCGAGATGCGCGCCGGCGGGCTGCTCCCCCGTCCGGCCGGCACCGCCGTACCCACGGCAAGACCGAACGGCACCGCCCGAACCGAACCGACGGTACGGACCGAACCGGCGGTGCGCGCCGAGCCGGCAGCGAGTGCCGCAGCGGCGGGCAGCCTCGAACCGGCGAGCGGACCGGGACGACCGGCACCGGACTTCAGCGTGTACTTCTTCGGGGACTATCCGCCCGGCTCGGGGGCTGCCGACCCGTACGAGCTGATCGTCGACACGGCCCGCTTCGCCGACCGGCACGGATTCCACGCGCTGTGGATTCCCGAGCGCCACTTCCATTCCTTCGGCGGGGTGTTCCCCAACCCGGTGGTGCTGGCCGCCGCGCTGGCCCGCGAGACGAGCCGGATCCGGCTGCACGCCGGATCGGTGGTCCTGCCGCTGCACGACCCGATCCGGGTCGCCGAGGACTGGTCCATGGTCGACCGGCTGTCCGGCGGGCGGGTCGGCATCGGCTGCGCGCCCGGATGGCACGCGGGCGACTTCGTCCTCGCCCCGGAACACTTCGGTACCCACCGCGACGTGATGTACCGCCACCTCGACCAGGTACGCCGGCTGTGGCGTGGCGAGGCCGTCGAACGGCGCAGCGGCACCGGCGAACCGGTCGAGATCCGCACCCTGCCCCGCCCGGTGCAGGCGATGCCGCCGATGTTCGTCGCCGTGGTGGGCAACCCGGAGTCGTACCAGCGGGCCGCCGAGCACGACCTCGGCATCGTGACCAACCTGATGAGCCAGTCGGTGGAGCAGTTGGCCGACAACATCCGACGCTACCGTAAGACCCGCGCCGCGCACGGGCTCGACCCGCACGGCGGCCGGGTGGTCGTGCTCGTGCACACCTACCTCGGTGCGGACTCGGCCCGGGCGCGGGCCGAGGCGTTCGCGCCGCTGAAGGCGTACCTGCGCTCCTCGCTGTCGCTGTTCGGGCAGCTGACCAACAGTCTCGGATTCCAGGTGGACCTCGACACCGCCGACGCCGACGACCTGGACTACGTGTTCCAGCGCGCCTACCACCGGTACTGCGAGGCACGGGCGCTGATCGGATCGCCGGACGATGGCGCGCGGCTGATCGACGCGCTCACCGCCGCCGGCGTCGACGAGGTGGCCGCGCTGGTCGACTTCGGCGCATCCCCCGACCAGGTGCGGGCCGGGCTGCCGCAGCTGGACCGGCTACGGGCCAGCTACCAGGCGCCGGCCGACACGCCAGCGGGCAGGCAGGCGGCGACCGGCAGCCCCGTGGCCGTCCGCGACGCCGGACCGGACCGGACCGGACCGGCGTCGCGCGGGCAGGCGCGGATGTGGTTCCTCGAACGGCTGCATCCGGGCCAGGGCACCTACAACGAGGCGGTCACCGTACGGCTCGACGGTCCGCTGGACGTGTCGGCGCTGCGGGCCGCGCTGGACCGGCTGGTGGTCCGCCACGCGGCGCTGCGTACCGTGTTCCGGGAGCGCGACGGCGAGCCGGTCCAGGTCATTCTCGGCCGGGGCACAGCGGAGCTCACCGTTGAGGAGCACGCCGGGCGTGCCGAGAGCGACACCGTACGGCAGGTGCTGGCCGAGGAGAGCCGGCGCGGGTTCGACCTCGCACAGGGTCCGCTGCTGGTGACCCGGCTGCTGCGCTGGTCGCCCGAGCGGCACGTACTGGTGCTGTCCTTGCACCACATCGTGGTCGACGCCGCGTCGGTGCGGGTGCTGGCCGGGGATCTCTCCGCCTTGTACCGGGCCGCACTCGACGGCCGGCCCGCCGACCTGCCGGAGCTGCCGGTGGACTGCCTGGACCTGGCCCGGCGGGAGGCGGATGCCGGCAGCGGGTCGCCCGGTGAGCCGGCCGGTCTGGCCTACTGGCGGGGGCGACTGGCCGGGGAGCTGCCGGTGCTGGACCTGCCGACCGACCGACCACGCCCGACGGTACGCGGTGGCACCGGCGCGTCGGTCCGGCGCCGGCTCGACCCGCAGCTGTCCGGGCTGCTGAGCCGGCTCAGCGGCGCGCACCGGGCCACGCTGTTCATGACGGTGCTCGCCGGGTACGCGGCCACGCTGCGCCGGTTCACCCGCAGCGATCAGCTGGTCGTCGGAACACCGGTGTCGGTCCGGCCATCCGGCGCCGAAGCAGTGGTGGGGTTCTTCCTCAACACGGTGGCCCTGCGGCTGGACCTGTCCGGCGACCCGACCTTCGCCCACCTGCTCAAGCAGGTCCGCGACACCGCCCTGGACGCGTACGACCATGCCGACGTGCCGTTCGACGCCGTCGTCGGCGCGGTCAGCCCGGACCGGGACACCAGCCGGACGCCGGTCTTCCAGACCATCGTGGAGTTCGACAACGGCGGCGACCCGCTCCCACTCGACCTGCCCGGGGTGACCGCCCGCACCCTGGCGCACCGGTCCGAACGGGCGGTGACCGACCTGGCCCTGTACGTGACCAACCACGCCGACGGGATCGACTGCCGGTTGGAGTACGGCACCGACCTGTTCGCGGCGGACAGCGCCGAGCGGCTGCTGTCGTATCTGGTCGCGATCCTGGCTGCCGCCGTCGACCAGCCCGACACGCCGATCTCAGCGCTGGTCGGCGTCCTCGACGCCGACCGGGAGACGCTGGCCCGCTGGGGCGTTGGACGGCAGCGTGACCTGCCGCCCGGTGGCGTGCCCGACGCGGTGCTGCAGTGGGCGCACCGCACCCCGCAGGCGGTCGCGGTGATCGGTGGCGGTACGGTGCTGACCTACCGGCAACTCGACGAGCAGGCCACCGCTTTGACCCAGCGGCTGGCCCGGCACGGGATCGCCGCAGGCGACATCGTGGCGCTGTGGCTGCCCCGGTCGCCGCAGTTCGTCGTCGCCGCCCTGGCGGTGCTGCGCGCCGGAGCCGCGTACCTGCCGTTGGATCCGTCCCTCGACGGCCGGCAGGTGCGTTTCATGGTCTCGGACAGCGCGGCCCGGGTGGTGCTGGCCACCGGGGGTGACACCGCGCCGGACCTGCCCGACGGGGTCCGCCTGCTGCACGTCGACGAGTCCGGCGATGGTGATCCCGTCGGCGGATACGGCGACGATCCCAGCCGCGCGGCGGACGTTCCGGATCCGGCGTGCTACGTCATGTACACCTCCGGTTCCACCGGCAGGCCGAAGGGTGTGGTCATCACCCACCGCAGCGTGCTGAACCTGTGCCAGTGGTACCGCGACGAGCTGGAGCTGACCGCCGCCGACCGTGGTGCCGTGGTGTGTGGGCAGAGCTTCGACGCCTCGGTGCTGGAGATCTGGCCGCCGCTGCAGGTCGGCGCGAGCCTGACGATCGCCGACGATGCCGTACGGCTGGACTCGATGGCGCTGGCGCGCTGGATGCGTACCGCCGGGGTGAGCGTCGCGATGCTGCCCACGCCGCTCGGGGAAGGGTTGCTCTCGCTGCCTGTCGCGGCCCAGCCCCGGCTGCGCCACCTCACCGTCGGCGGCCAGCAACTGCGGGTACGCCCACAGCCCGGGGTGCCGTACGTGGTACGCAACGTGTACGGACCGACCGAGACGACGGTCATCGCCACGTCCGAGGTGGTGGCGTCGGCGTCCGCCGGGTCCGACGGTCCGATTCCGATCGGCCGGCCGCTGGACAACGTCCGCGTCGAGATCCGCGACGAATGGGGCAACCTGGCTCCGGTCGGCGCCGTCGGGGAGCTGTTCATCGGCGGTGCCGGAGTGGGTCGTGGCTACCTGAACCGGCCCGAGTTGACCGCTCAGCGGTTCGTCGACGACCCGGCCGGCGGTGCCGGTTCCCGCCGCTACCGCACCGGGGACCTGGTGCGGTGGACCGCCGACGGGGTGCTGGTGTTCCTCGGCCGTACCGACGACCAGGTCAAGATCCGGGGGAACCGGGTCGAACCAGGCGAGGCGTCGGCGGTGCTACGCGGGCTGGATCTGGTCGCCGACGGCATCGTGGTGGCCCGCCGGGACCGCCGCGACGAGCCGTACCTCGCCGGGTACGCCGTGCCCGCGCCGGGTGTGGCATCCGACGGGCTGGCCGACCGGGTCGTCGCCGCGATGGCCCGCGAACTGCCCGATGTGCTGATCCCCCGGGTGTGGGCGGTGCTGCCGGCGCTGCCGCAGACCGGCAACAACAAGGTCGACCACGCCGGGTTGCCGGAGCCGACCATCCGTACCGGCGTGCCCGCGCCATCGGTGGCCCGACCGGTTCCCCGGCCGCCGACACCGCAGCCGGCGGCCCACCCGCCGACACCGCAGGCAACGGCCCCGCGCGACGGTGGGACCGGTGACGCGCTGACCGGGACGGTGCGGGCGCTGTGGGCCGCCGAACTCGACCTGGATCCGGAACGCATCGACCACGGCGCGTCGTTCTTCGCCCTCGGCGGGCATTCGATCAACGCGATGCGCCTGCTCAACCGGGTACGCGAGGCCACCGGAGCGGACTATCCGGCGTTGGAGTTCTTCCGCGCCCCGACCATCACGGCGATGGTGGGCCGGCTACGCGGGCACGTCACGTCCGCCGACGACGGGCCCACCCGCCGGGTACGGGGCACGCTGTGA